The proteins below come from a single Stutzerimonas stutzeri RCH2 genomic window:
- a CDS encoding TetR/AcrR family transcriptional regulator, which translates to MGRKRTIDRDALLDVAEGIVNRQGAAALTIDAVAKAAGITKGGVQYSFGSKDDLINAMFERWGKGYTEQFQRIAGDQPDPLTAVRAHVEATRTSDTASHAKAASLMAALLQTPEHLLSTQAWYQERLAGLDTSTEEGRRARLAFFATEGIFTLRFFRLMDIDEGEWADVMSDIAALVRPDS; encoded by the coding sequence ATGGGAAGGAAGAGAACGATCGATCGCGATGCGCTGCTGGACGTGGCCGAAGGGATCGTCAATCGACAGGGCGCTGCAGCGCTGACGATCGATGCGGTGGCCAAGGCCGCCGGCATTACCAAGGGTGGGGTGCAGTACAGCTTCGGCAGCAAGGATGACCTGATCAACGCCATGTTCGAGCGTTGGGGTAAGGGTTATACGGAGCAGTTCCAGCGCATCGCCGGCGACCAGCCCGATCCGCTGACCGCGGTGCGTGCCCATGTGGAGGCGACTCGTACCTCGGATACCGCGTCCCACGCCAAGGCGGCAAGTCTGATGGCCGCTTTGCTGCAAACGCCCGAGCATCTGCTATCGACCCAGGCCTGGTATCAGGAGCGTCTCGCCGGACTCGACACTTCAACCGAGGAAGGGCGTCGCGCTCGGCTGGCGTTCTTCGCTACCGAGGGAATTTTCACCCTGCGCTTTTTTCGCTTGATGGACATCGATGAAGGGGAATGGGCGGATGTCATGAGTGACATTGCCGCGTTGGTTCGCCCGGACAGCTGA
- a CDS encoding MFS transporter yields MKSSLRWLVLGILSSALLLIVIDMTVIYLALPSLTYELRASATEKLWIVNAYALTVAGLLPGMGALGDRFGHKRMFISGLVVFGWASLGAAFSPTPEILIAARVALAVGAAMMMPATLAIIRHVFEDTRERALAFGIWAAIASGGAAFGPVVGGVLLEHFWWGSVFIINVPIVLLALVLAVIWVPSRPGNPQRPFDLLASLWVMGALVGLTLAIKEAGKADPSLLQASVAACTAVVCALAFLRRQRQTAVPMIDFTLFRDRSFSAGVITASVASAALMGMELVVSQRLQLVVGLSPLQAGLTILPIPLGAFIVGPLAGLALPRIGAERILSTSLALSAAGALLYLLGYAGEQWLQILSFSLLGFGVGAAMTAASSAMLLQAPADRAGMAASIEEVSYELGGALGIAILGSLMSAVYAAAIVTPGTMALPDLALDSLDGALIAAEALPEAIAAPLISLAKGAFDNAFAAVMIAVVALLGFTSVGIAMCTRKTR; encoded by the coding sequence GTGAAATCGTCTCTTCGCTGGCTGGTGCTGGGCATACTGTCCAGCGCCCTCCTGCTGATCGTCATCGACATGACGGTGATCTACCTGGCTCTGCCCAGCCTGACCTACGAGCTGCGTGCTTCCGCCACCGAAAAGCTGTGGATCGTGAACGCCTATGCCCTCACCGTTGCGGGCCTGCTGCCCGGTATGGGCGCGCTGGGCGATCGTTTCGGTCACAAGCGGATGTTCATCTCCGGTCTTGTGGTGTTCGGCTGGGCATCCCTCGGCGCGGCGTTCTCACCGACGCCCGAGATACTGATTGCCGCCCGTGTTGCGTTAGCCGTAGGCGCGGCCATGATGATGCCCGCAACCCTGGCGATCATCCGTCACGTGTTCGAAGACACGCGCGAACGCGCCCTGGCGTTCGGCATCTGGGCCGCTATCGCTTCGGGTGGCGCGGCGTTCGGTCCGGTGGTCGGCGGCGTGCTGCTGGAACATTTCTGGTGGGGTTCGGTGTTCATCATCAACGTACCCATCGTCCTGCTCGCACTGGTACTCGCGGTGATCTGGGTGCCGTCCAGACCCGGCAACCCGCAACGGCCTTTCGACCTGCTCGCTTCGCTGTGGGTCATGGGCGCGCTGGTTGGGCTGACGCTGGCAATCAAGGAGGCCGGCAAGGCGGACCCTTCCCTGCTGCAAGCCAGCGTGGCGGCATGCACAGCGGTCGTTTGCGCCCTGGCCTTCCTGCGCCGTCAGCGCCAGACCGCCGTACCGATGATCGATTTCACGCTATTCCGCGATCGAAGCTTCTCGGCAGGCGTGATCACTGCGTCGGTTGCCTCCGCCGCCTTGATGGGCATGGAGCTAGTGGTCAGCCAGCGGCTGCAGCTGGTGGTTGGCCTGTCGCCGCTGCAGGCTGGCCTGACCATTCTGCCGATTCCGCTCGGCGCCTTTATCGTAGGACCGCTTGCTGGGCTGGCGCTGCCGCGTATCGGCGCGGAGCGGATCCTCAGTACCTCACTGGCCCTGTCGGCAGCCGGCGCCCTGCTCTATTTGCTGGGCTACGCGGGCGAGCAATGGCTGCAGATCCTATCGTTCAGCCTGCTCGGGTTTGGTGTCGGCGCGGCGATGACCGCCGCCTCCAGCGCCATGCTGCTGCAAGCCCCAGCGGATCGAGCGGGCATGGCCGCATCGATTGAAGAAGTGTCGTACGAGCTCGGGGGTGCGCTAGGCATCGCCATCCTCGGCAGCCTGATGTCCGCGGTTTACGCTGCAGCCATCGTCACGCCGGGCACGATGGCGCTCCCCGACCTGGCACTCGACAGCCTCGATGGCGCCCTGATCGCCGCAGAAGCGTTGCCCGAAGCCATCGCGGCCCCGCTGATCAGCCTGGCAAAAGGTGCGTTCGACAACGCCTTTGCCGCAGTGATGATCGCAGTCGTCGCCCTGCTGGGTTTCACCTCGGTCGGCATCGCCATGTGCACCCGCAAGACGCGCTAA